In the genome of Hevea brasiliensis isolate MT/VB/25A 57/8 chromosome 14, ASM3005281v1, whole genome shotgun sequence, the window TACATTGAAGTGGTAAGCAAGCCAACCCAATGCAATATCTACTAGTCCAATGGTCTCTCCTCCAAAGAATTTCTTTCCCTTTAGCTCTTCTTCTAAATATTTCAAGTTCTCTATGGTTGAAACTATTGCTTCTTCTTGTTCTTTTCCTTGCTTCAAGAGAATACCAAATCTCATTGTTTCAAAGACCTACTCCATAAAAACAGAAATAGAAATCATAtttgttaataataaataattgaaaattccTCAATCTTgcaatttaatttctaaattgAAAAGTAATGGGGAAAACTAACGATATCACCTTTTCATCACCGAACTTAGCCCAGAAGCGAGCCAAGGCTCGCTGGTGTGGATCTTCAGGAAGCAATGGAGTTTGTTTCCAAGTCTCCTCCAGATATTCAATAATGAGAAGAGACTCACAGATGGGTTTTCCATTATGAACAAGTACAGGGATCTTCTTGTAAACAGGATTATACTGCAGAAGCAAGGGGCTCTTGTTGGAAAGATCTTCCAACTCTTCATCATACTCAATCCCCTTCAGTTTTAGTGCCCACACCACTCTCAATCCAAACGGACTTGACCAACTCCTAAACAGCTTTACTTCTTCTGCCACAGCCATAGTCTTCTTTTTTTTGGTTTTTTGCCTATCTCCAGACTCCAGCTATCTGATAAGTAGTGACTCAATAGTAAACACCACATGCATATATATAGAACAGGGTATGGCCAGAGGACTCAATTGTAAATTGAAGCTCAAATCCTGAGTCAGATCATGGAAAAGTGTAAAGTTGAGGACTATTTTGATGTGGTAATTTTTTAATACGTAAGAGGTGACGCATTTTTTTATCTAAAAAAGAACAGAGGTGACGCAATTGATTAGGTGTGTAAAATGGAGGACTATTTTTTAAGGTTAATTTTATTTTGTGTGCATCTTTACACTTCTAAATTTAAAATGTATTTCTTTTTGGATATTTAATGCATATTTCTTTAATATGTAtttctatttatatatatatataatatgtaaATTTTCCTTTTATACTGGTACAATGAATTTCAAATGAATTATAATTATAgcaagtaataaattttaattaaatttattaatggtATTTATTTCTGTATTTCTTAATCagctataatatataattattatttaattttattaatgacaaatattttaatattttctaaacaattataatatataattattttttaattttattgataataattatttcaatatttcttaaatagttataatattatttaatttaattttctaaatataatctaaatttttctATAAATGTGTATAAAGAATGCAAGTTTCcttttgatattgtcatataGGATTTCAAATGAATTACAATTATCCAagtgataaattttaattgaatttattaatgatAATTATTTCAATATTTTCTAAAcagttataatatatatttattatttaattttattgatggaaattattttaatgttttctaacggttataatatataattattatttaatttaattttttaaatacaatccaaattttattaattaatttaacctttcaaatttaaataataaaaaagtattaattatgttgaaattaaaattttgacagTTTAAAAGAATTAATTGTCTTTAATTTAGATAGTTAACTATCGAATAATTTCAACATTAAATTGTGTtaactaattttaaatttttctaaagaaaaaaagagaaacatcaatgataatttttttttatattttataaatggtTGTAATATATagctttttaattaatttgaccatttaaatttaaataattttactatttatttatgaaaattaaatatttgattctttgtaaaaaattaataattgattttttttaagatATCTAATTATTACAGGTAATGCAACATTAAGATAACTTCGAATAttttactaaataaataaaatattaagtaaAGTAAACATTACTTTCTAAATATAATATCCTCTTAccaaaataattatcaaaattttaaaacgCACAATTTTTTAATCTAAACTTtcataaaaataacaataattttattaatccaaggttaattattaaaaaatttaaacgtTCATCAAAATTTGATCAATCTCTTAAAAAattatgttgtgaaaatttatattttttaattataatgactaaaaatttaaatatttacatttattttcaattttaattaattgatcatttaatttttattaattttatactaatttaaaaaattgatAACAATTATTACTaaccaattaaaattataaacatATAATCCTCTTCTTTAACGGTATGGCAATTATAACTGTTGTTAATTGGAAAttgtaactacttccttttcatttttttttttaatttgaaattaattatttactaatttaaaatgttgaaaattaaaatcttgaaaatttaaaaatagttattttctttaatttagaTAGTTAACTATCtactaattttatttcaaaaaaaatgtcaaatttattttttttaaatggttataatatataatttattatttaatttaattttaaacataTTTTACATATTAAACTATTAATCAAGTGCAAATAAGAGTATTTACCTAATTTAACAAATTGTAGGAGACAAAATCTACTTCTTCTTTCCTATGTTTTTAATAGCAAATCCGTCATGGGGGTGTGCTAAAAATCATGTTATCAGAATTGGAATGAACCGGTCCATCCGACCTATTTAATTAGGAATTGAATCctaatcaagtttagtttacaaAATAAATTCTCGAATACAGCAATCAGTGTGAACTGATCTGAACCGATCAGGCAACCAATGAACCAATAACTCAATTAGATTTGAGCCGATTTTTCGACTAAAAACCTGTTGAGGtgctaaaaaaaaagaagaaaaactgTGAGGAATGATCTTCTTTGTACTAGCAAACCACTTAAGTCACACATCATTTGTGTATTatttttacaatatatatataacgCTTAAAAACTATacaaaatgatttatttattaatttagattatattattttttaaaataattaataattattaacctACAAATATTgaaaaaacaattaaaaattcTTTACTTCACCCACTTACAATTTGAATAATTAAgggtattaataatttattatattattgttaACTTGAAATACTCTATTATTGTTTATATTattgaatataaaattttttatttactgcattatataatttaatataataatatttatttttcattgatatagttaaatttattattataaaattttaattttaattattttttattattaataattaaatattatttgttaaaagtttaattaagaaTCCGAATTTTTTAAAAAgcatttacatattaaaatttaactaaatgtattttaataattatttataaaacatataatagtattaattataataaaacattattatttatttaagacaCCATTTTGTTAGCCTCAAATTCTCTTATTCACATATCATAATCCGTTAATTTTGATTTTCGATTTTAGAAATGAACCGAAACCAACTTGTAACGccctgctccaaccactagaagaattatccgctttggctcACCCCATCttgagcctcacggttttgtctcataggtggaatagagaacttcccaagaggtcactcaTCTTAGGATTTttctcaagcgagcacacttaatCCCAgaattcttccaactctctaaggTATTCCACTAAaatgcgcctctagtgattagctcCCCCCATTTCAATATATGATTCGATTCATTCCTGTGCCCCGTATTCCACTACCCTAGATAGCCTCGCTATCCTAGAAGCCTGCCGGGAGTTTACTCTCTTATGCTACTCCCCACCCTCATTGGACCGCTTTCCCGGGTCGGGTCGTCACAGGCCCACCAACTTCCGCCTGGTTCGTCCTTGAACCACACATCTACTAGAGGGGGTTCGGCTCTAATACCATCTGTAACGCCCTtgttccaaccactagaggaattgtccgctttggcccacccCATCCTAAGCCTcatgattttgtcccatagggACATTAAAGaatttcccaggaggtcacccatcccaggatttctctcaagcaagcacgcttaaccccggagctcttccaactctccaggccattccaccaaaagacgtctctagtgattagtttttcccatttcaatgtatgattcgattCATTCCTGTACCCCGCATTCCACTACCCTAGGTAGCCTCGCCATCCTGGAAGCCTACCGGAAGTTTACTCTCTTATGCCACTCCCCGCCCTCATTGGACTGTTTTCCCGGGTCTAATCGTCACACAACTTGTGTCAATTTCGAAATCCTTAACACTGATGAATTTATTAGATCAATGGTTCTAGCTTTCTGAATATCGAGTTATGATAGAATACCTTAatcattaatatatttatattatggaTTTAATCACAGAAGAAAAAAACTCGATTTATGAAAAAACCAAATTTAACAAATAGCAGAAGACAAAATTCGCTTCTTCTCTCCTTCGTTTTTCATGGCAAATCCATCATGGGGCTATGCAAAAAATACAAATCCATCATGCTTGAAGTTTCCTAGTTCTTTTAAGTAAACTATATATCAGTCAATCGCTTGGTCTAGTTTAGTTTAGTGACTAACAGCCTGTTTGGCATTGAGTTTTAAAGGTTGGAActgtttttctgaataaaagcacCATTTTAGATGCTGTTGAAAAAAACAGTTTGGAAAAAgtcgttttgttattttgatattcttatgactaaaattgatcaaatttaatttttaattattttttaatactctctaactagtatatttaaaaaagtaattttctcaACAGCAATACCAAaataagatctcgaacaagaagactaatggaagaccaggaacaagtacagaacctacaggggcaagtgtctgaactgaaagaccaggtttcagaacttatgaagatgatgagggagatgtcccaaaataagcccacttcagaccctaacctaccattacctcccctacctcctacaacggttgattctcactacgcttcaacctccttcactttccagccatcaatcccggacccgacagtcaCTATCAATCCGgtcaccataaataatgacccacctttttcctattacccggctgtctcaaatgtcgagcctcacccttcaatcccgatccctccggTTTACTCCACCCCCCAGCTCCCAGTTGGAGGAGCGTATCATACGGTGGagggagaacatagggcgagagaaaacgagaaactatctgccctagaagaaagattgagagcaatagaggggctgaacatgtatggttcagtcgatgtgtcatcactaagattggtgccagatgtggtggtaccacccaaattcaaggttccggatttcgacaagtacaccggaaactcagatccccgcatccacctggcaacctacattgccaaaatgtctgccttaacagaagacgatagacttctcattcacttctttcacgagagcctctccggagcagctctgagatggtgcatacaattggacaggagcaagctgcactcctggaaggatttagccgatacctttctaaagcagtataaattcaattgtgatgcggcacccacaaggagggacctccagaacctggtacagaaagaccgggaaggtttcaagcagtacgcccaacgatggagggaaaaggctgcagaagtatatcctccggtgaccgacaatgaactctgctccctattcatcgaaacattgaaggctccctacttcaacctgatgattggaaatacctccaacagcttctcagatatcatccaagctggtgagagaattgaagctaatctgagaataggaagactacaggagttggctgagaaccctgtgaagaagactgccaattttggcaagaaaaaggagagtgatgtgcattccatcactcgacagaataattacccccaatttccccaaaataactaccggccatatcctccctctcatggccaaaccatcgcaaacattccaccttctttccctaattatccacaaccacgcccacaatacgccccacctacaaatttccaaccaagaccacctcctcctccagctcaaccaagaccaccacaaaacaacccgagacctccaaggaaccctgatccacctcttcccctccctctcagtgaaatataccgataccttgtcggtataaaccaaatcgtaccagtccccttagacccaatccagccgccatatcccaggtggtatgatgccactgcccggtgtgagtatcacggaggggcacaagggcattcaactgataactgcggggcactcagagggagagtgcacgctttaatccgaaacgggtggttgaagatcgagggaaatggttccctccccaacgttacctcaaacccactgcctaaccataatgcgggcagtggtgtaaatatgatagagtctaataGAGAAGAACCAACACTGAAAGTAGACGAGCTGGTTCCTCACTTTGAAgagatttttgctgtagcaatgagggaaggctacctttgccctcaggtagtgGGATTCGAAAAAAGTACGGGGTGTccctaccatggaggggcagctgaccatgagttGCGAGATTGTaaggggttcaggcaagaggttcggaacttattgtctctcaaggttctgagatatcagaagaggtcaaagatggaagagggagtgaacaccactaggttcagccaaacggcttctacctccaaacccagaatcaccttctcacccccggtggCCTCACCGCCAATAgcggttatccgaactccacctcagctccccgtcaccaatactcacgctgtcccatggaattataatttccaagttttcactcagggagcgtcaagcagtacatcagctcccagtctcgcctcacctccggcaccaccgaAACCAtatttcgctcctcacgagcacttcaggatgacttatgctggacctgccagcaacattactccccaaactaGTCCTtagcccgttattgcaacaaaaccctctccacctgagcaagaagtcgagtttataactcgaagtgggaggtgttacgggaacgaagaaagagagaagaagaaagggaaagtaaaaatgggagagtcatcaaaaaatacagaagaggaggttgagaaagcaggggaagtagaccCTGCTGAACataaggaagaggaagaactgctgctccaaataatgaaacagagcgagtatgatgtggtggagcagttgagaaaaacacctgcccgaatttcactgttatcactgatcctgagctctgaagtccaccgacaagccttgcagagaatcctggatcaagcctttgtgaaccccgacatcacaccgggacaatttgagaagatagtagaacaaatccaggcttccaactttgtagccttttctgaagaggaggtagatcccgcaggcttagggcacaataaagctctgcatgtaactgtgaagtgcaagggttgtatagtggccaaagttctcatcgataacggatcggcccttaatgtactgcctagcgcaacCTTAGCCAGGCTACCGGTCGACCAATCGCATATACGTCAGAGCgcgatggtggtaagagcctttgacggtacaaggagagaagtactgggagacattgacttgccaatccaagtcggtgcatgtaccttcaacatcacattccaggtgatgaacattgagccggcttacactatgctgttgggaaggccgtggatccattctgcgaatgctgttccttcaactttgcaccagaagatcaaatacattaaggacggcaaaatcatcactgtaaggggtgaagaagccatattggttaccaagccgcaatcacttcc includes:
- the LOC110651934 gene encoding probable glutathione S-transferase, which encodes MAVAEEVKLFRSWSSPFGLRVVWALKLKGIEYDEELEDLSNKSPLLLQYNPVYKKIPVLVHNGKPICESLLIIEYLEETWKQTPLLPEDPHQRALARFWAKFGDEKVFETMRFGILLKQGKEQEEAIVSTIENLKYLEEELKGKKFFGGETIGLVDIALGWLAYHFNVVEEIIGVKLIEQQTFPSLVAWMQEFSNIPTIQESWPPRDKLFDRLAGFRKAALGEEHTPK